One genomic segment of Candidatus Eisenbacteria bacterium includes these proteins:
- a CDS encoding NADH-quinone oxidoreductase subunit A gives MNGYAPLILVVALALITPAMLLVVSNFLGARRTERTKGEPYECGIPQPAPPRRAIPVKYYLVAVLFLLFDVEAVFLYPWAVVYRRLGLFGFVEMAVFLAMLVAGLVYVWKRGALEWD, from the coding sequence ATGAACGGTTACGCCCCGCTCATCCTCGTGGTCGCTCTCGCCCTGATCACCCCGGCGATGCTGCTCGTCGTCTCGAACTTCCTCGGAGCGAGACGGACGGAGCGGACGAAAGGGGAGCCGTACGAGTGCGGCATTCCGCAGCCCGCTCCCCCACGCCGGGCGATCCCCGTGAAGTACTACTTGGTGGCCGTTCTCTTCCTCCTCTTCGATGTCGAGGCGGTCTTCCTCTATCCGTGGGCCGTCGTCTACCGGCGTCTCGGTCTCTTCGGTTTCGTCGAGATGGCCGTCTTCCTCGCGATGCTCGTCGCGGGGCTCGTCTATGTTTGGAAGCGGGGGGCGCTCGAATGGGATTGA
- the miaB gene encoding tRNA (N6-isopentenyl adenosine(37)-C2)-methylthiotransferase MiaB, whose protein sequence is MNLSDSEVIGGLLEGEGFEVVEDLREADRILINTCAVREHAEERIYQRLRQLHPLKNERPALRIGILGCLAQNLKADLLEHEGAVDFIVGPDAYRALPDLLRKSAKGDRERETRLSKTETYTDIPPLRRSGVNAWITVMRGCDNFCTFCVVPYTRGRERSRPLASVLAEARAVVREGVPQITLLGQNVNSYRDEGRGFADLLRAMCRVDGIRRVRFTSPHPKDFPDQLLCVLAEEPAAMPHVHLPLQSGSDRVLDRMGRGYTREHFDGIVQRIREAIPGVAITTDLIAGFPGETDGDFEETVRAMEEIRFHSAFTFPYSERKHTLAARRFADDVPSEVKSERVTRLARMEREHSRERLEEEVGTEAEVLVESASKKSAEEAFGRTPKGSGVVFPVERVRPGEIRSVRLVRATAHTLIGVSGQPDGSALHARPPGPGARGV, encoded by the coding sequence ATGAACCTCTCCGATTCGGAGGTCATCGGCGGGCTCCTCGAGGGAGAGGGCTTCGAGGTCGTCGAGGACCTTCGCGAGGCGGACCGCATCCTGATCAACACGTGCGCGGTGCGCGAGCACGCGGAGGAACGGATCTACCAGCGCCTCCGGCAGCTCCATCCTTTGAAGAACGAGAGGCCGGCTCTTCGGATCGGCATCCTCGGATGCCTCGCGCAGAACCTCAAGGCGGATCTCCTCGAACACGAAGGGGCGGTCGACTTCATCGTCGGTCCGGACGCGTATCGGGCTCTCCCCGATCTTCTCCGAAAGAGCGCGAAGGGCGACCGGGAGCGGGAAACGCGGCTCTCGAAGACCGAAACGTACACGGACATCCCGCCGCTTCGACGCTCGGGCGTGAACGCCTGGATCACGGTGATGCGCGGCTGCGACAACTTCTGCACGTTCTGCGTCGTGCCGTACACGCGGGGGCGGGAGAGGTCGCGGCCGCTCGCGTCGGTCCTCGCCGAAGCGCGCGCGGTCGTCCGAGAAGGCGTCCCGCAGATCACGCTTCTCGGGCAGAACGTGAACTCGTACCGGGACGAAGGGCGCGGTTTCGCGGATCTCCTTCGCGCCATGTGCCGGGTCGACGGAATTCGGCGCGTTCGTTTCACCTCTCCCCATCCGAAGGATTTTCCGGACCAGCTCCTTTGCGTCCTCGCCGAGGAGCCGGCCGCGATGCCTCACGTGCACCTTCCCCTCCAGTCGGGGAGCGACCGGGTTCTGGATCGGATGGGACGCGGCTACACGCGGGAGCATTTCGACGGCATTGTCCAGCGGATTCGGGAAGCGATCCCCGGGGTCGCGATCACGACCGATCTCATCGCGGGCTTCCCGGGCGAAACGGACGGAGATTTCGAGGAAACCGTCCGCGCGATGGAGGAGATCCGCTTCCATTCGGCGTTCACGTTCCCGTACTCGGAACGCAAGCACACGCTCGCCGCGCGCCGCTTCGCGGACGACGTCCCCTCCGAGGTGAAGAGCGAGCGCGTGACGCGCCTCGCGCGCATGGAGAGGGAGCACTCGAGGGAGAGGCTCGAGGAAGAGGTGGGGACGGAGGCGGAGGTCCTTGTCGAGAGCGCCAGCAAGAAGTCGGCGGAGGAGGCGTTCGGGCGAACGCCGAAGGGGAGCGGCGTCGTCTTTCCGGTCGAGCGCGTGAGGCCGGGCGAGATCCGCTCGGTCCGGCTCGTTCGCGCCACGGCCCATACCCTGATCGGGGTTTCCGGTCAACCCGATGGAAGTGCGCTCCACGCGCGGCCGCCGGGGCCCGGGGCGAGGGGTGTCTGA
- the nadA gene encoding quinolinate synthase NadA yields MIGQREALRKTSLEELEARIARAKGKLASRVLILGHHYQRDEIIRFADYTGDSFKLARDAAAEKEKPYIVFCGVHFMAESADILTSDEQAVILPDLGAGCSMADMADIDQVLDCWEEIAERNGKRTVPVCYMNSSAAIKAFCGDQGGIVCTSSNAHSVFRWAFERGERILFIPDEHLGRNTAHTLGIGDEELTVWDPAKPLGGCEEGALDRARVLLWKGFCSVHMHFLPEHVDRMRERFPGIRVIVHPECTAEVVAKADAMGSTEQILRAVRESAPGTRWAVGTEFHLVGRLAAEMAPRGVEVSTLSPFACQCATMYRIHPRSLCYVLESLVEGCVVNRIVVPEKIACSARVALDRMLEHKG; encoded by the coding sequence ATGATCGGACAAAGGGAAGCGCTGCGGAAGACCTCCCTCGAGGAGCTTGAGGCGAGGATCGCGCGAGCGAAGGGGAAGCTCGCCTCGCGCGTTCTCATCCTCGGCCATCACTATCAGCGAGACGAGATCATCCGCTTCGCGGACTACACCGGCGATTCGTTCAAGCTGGCCCGCGACGCGGCCGCGGAGAAGGAGAAGCCGTACATCGTCTTCTGCGGCGTTCACTTCATGGCCGAGAGCGCGGACATCCTCACGTCCGACGAGCAGGCGGTGATCCTTCCCGATCTCGGCGCCGGATGCTCGATGGCCGACATGGCGGACATCGACCAGGTGCTCGATTGCTGGGAGGAGATCGCCGAGCGAAACGGGAAGCGCACGGTTCCGGTCTGCTACATGAACTCGAGCGCGGCGATCAAAGCCTTCTGCGGCGACCAGGGCGGGATCGTTTGCACCTCATCGAACGCGCACTCGGTCTTTCGGTGGGCGTTCGAGCGGGGAGAGCGGATTCTCTTCATCCCGGATGAGCATCTCGGAAGGAACACGGCGCACACGCTCGGGATCGGAGACGAAGAGCTGACGGTCTGGGATCCGGCGAAGCCGCTCGGGGGATGCGAAGAAGGGGCTCTCGACCGCGCGCGCGTTCTGCTTTGGAAGGGATTCTGCAGCGTGCACATGCATTTTCTTCCCGAGCACGTCGACCGGATGCGCGAGCGCTTTCCGGGTATCCGCGTGATCGTGCATCCGGAGTGCACGGCCGAGGTCGTGGCGAAAGCGGACGCGATGGGATCGACCGAGCAGATCCTTCGCGCGGTCCGCGAGAGCGCTCCGGGGACGCGTTGGGCGGTCGGGACCGAGTTTCATCTCGTCGGACGGCTCGCGGCCGAGATGGCTCCGCGCGGGGTCGAGGTCTCGACCCTCTCGCCGTTCGCCTGCCAGTGCGCCACGATGTACCGGATCCACCCGCGGTCCCTCTGCTATGTCCTCGAGAGTCTGGTCGAGGGGTGCGTCGTGAACCGGATCGTCGTTCCGGAAAAGATCGCGTGCTCCGCCCGGGTCGCCCTCGATCGAATGCTCGAGCACAAAGGGTAG
- a CDS encoding DUF4160 domain-containing protein translates to MSPTVFRWRGYRFYFFSREERRLHVHVHHASGEAKFWVEPSVSLAANYGLSARRAATALRLVQEHEDEIRAAWQAHFGG, encoded by the coding sequence ATGAGCCCGACGGTGTTCAGGTGGCGTGGCTACCGCTTCTACTTCTTCTCGCGTGAAGAACGCCGCCTGCACGTGCACGTCCACCATGCGAGCGGAGAGGCGAAGTTCTGGGTCGAGCCTTCCGTTTCCCTGGCGGCAAACTACGGCTTGAGCGCACGTCGAGCGGCGACGGCGCTCCGGCTGGTTCAGGAGCATGAGGATGAGATCCGCGCAGCGTGGCAAGCGCACTTCGGCGGTTGA
- a CDS encoding NADH-quinone oxidoreductase subunit B has translation MGLREIENLSGSGVLTTRLDAVLRWGRRNSLWPLPYGTACCAIEFMAVVASPFDLSRFGAEVVRFSPRQSDLLIVSGTIVHKQAVILRRIYAQMAEPKWVIAMGACASAGAFYDNYCTLQGIDHVIPVDIYIPGCPPRPEAVLHAVTELQRRIDAGVPPRSQRTEGSA, from the coding sequence ATGGGATTGAGGGAGATCGAGAACCTCTCCGGATCGGGCGTGCTCACCACGCGTCTCGACGCGGTCCTTCGATGGGGGCGCCGGAACTCTCTCTGGCCGCTCCCCTACGGAACCGCCTGCTGCGCGATCGAGTTCATGGCGGTCGTCGCCTCTCCGTTCGATCTCTCGCGCTTCGGCGCCGAGGTGGTCCGCTTCTCCCCGCGCCAGTCGGATCTCCTCATCGTCTCGGGAACGATCGTGCACAAGCAGGCGGTGATCCTTCGCAGGATCTACGCGCAGATGGCGGAGCCGAAGTGGGTGATCGCGATGGGCGCCTGCGCGAGCGCGGGCGCGTTCTATGACAATTATTGCACGCTTCAAGGAATCGACCACGTGATCCCCGTGGACATCTATATCCCCGGGTGTCCTCCGCGGCCCGAGGCGGTCCTCCACGCCGTCACGGAGCTGCAGAGGAGAATCGACGCGGGAGTCCCCCCCCGGTCGCAGCGGACGGAAGGGAGCGCATAG
- a CDS encoding DUF2442 domain-containing protein has translation MRSAQRGKRTSAVEIGNISKHGFWLLVGDREMFLPFTKFPWFREVPIGKLLNVVLLHPQHLYWPDLDIDLAVQSIEQPEKYPLVSRWRPKTPLQPTGVARRRSKGERARSRARS, from the coding sequence ATGAGATCCGCGCAGCGTGGCAAGCGCACTTCGGCGGTTGAGATCGGAAACATCTCGAAGCATGGCTTCTGGCTACTCGTGGGCGACCGAGAGATGTTCCTCCCCTTCACGAAGTTCCCCTGGTTCCGCGAAGTGCCGATCGGGAAACTGCTGAACGTCGTGCTGTTGCATCCGCAACACCTGTATTGGCCGGACCTGGACATCGACCTTGCCGTGCAGTCGATCGAGCAACCCGAGAAGTATCCGTTGGTCAGCCGCTGGCGACCCAAGACGCCACTCCAGCCGACGGGCGTGGCGCGGCGTCGCTCGAAGGGTGAACGTGCTCGAAGCCGCGCCCGCAGCTGA
- a CDS encoding zinc ribbon domain-containing protein has product MPIYEYRCMSCQHFFSLLVFGREEIRCPKCGADQVEKQFSIFGVGGSSPSGAGPSCGHSGGS; this is encoded by the coding sequence GTGCCGATCTACGAGTACCGCTGCATGAGCTGTCAGCACTTTTTCTCCCTTCTCGTGTTCGGAAGGGAGGAGATCCGCTGCCCGAAGTGCGGGGCGGATCAAGTCGAAAAACAGTTCTCGATCTTCGGCGTGGGGGGGAGCTCTCCCTCCGGCGCGGGGCCGTCCTGCGGGCATTCGGGCGGGTCTTGA
- a CDS encoding aminotransferase class V-fold PLP-dependent enzyme: MRLPVYLDHHATTPCDPQVVEAMLPFFTERFGNPASRSHRYGWEAEEAVHRAREEIARAIGARAKEIVFTSGATEANNLAIKGVLEDHGYAGSHVVACVTEHASVLDPLAYAEGRGTAVTYLPVDEAGRIDPERVRDAIRENTVLVTVMAANNEIGTIPPLDAIGKVARERGVLFHTDAAQAFGKIPIDVDAMHVDLLSLSGHKIYGPKGIGALYARRREPRVRLEAQIHGGGHERKMRSGTLNVPGAVGLGRAAAIARERMETDASRIAGLRDRFYMKIISSLDRVRRNGDPERSLPNTLSLTFEFVEAEALLMDLEDVAITPASACSSGSFRPSHVLLAIGLGVERALSTVRFGLGRFTTEEEVDFAAEKIVEAVRRLRSWSPLYEEEREK, translated from the coding sequence GTGAGGCTTCCCGTCTATCTCGATCACCATGCGACCACCCCGTGCGACCCCCAGGTGGTCGAGGCGATGCTCCCCTTCTTCACCGAGCGCTTCGGCAACCCGGCGAGCCGAAGCCACCGCTACGGGTGGGAGGCGGAGGAGGCGGTCCATCGCGCCCGCGAGGAGATCGCGAGGGCCATCGGGGCGCGGGCGAAAGAGATCGTCTTCACGAGCGGCGCGACCGAGGCGAACAACCTCGCGATCAAAGGAGTGCTCGAGGATCACGGCTATGCAGGGAGCCATGTCGTCGCGTGCGTCACTGAGCACGCGTCGGTTCTCGATCCGCTCGCCTACGCCGAGGGGCGCGGCACGGCGGTGACCTACCTTCCGGTCGACGAGGCGGGGCGGATCGATCCGGAGAGGGTTCGCGACGCGATCCGGGAGAACACCGTGCTCGTCACCGTGATGGCCGCGAACAACGAGATCGGGACGATCCCTCCGCTCGATGCGATCGGCAAGGTCGCCCGCGAGAGAGGAGTCCTCTTTCACACCGACGCGGCGCAAGCTTTCGGCAAGATCCCGATCGACGTGGACGCGATGCACGTCGATCTTCTCTCCCTCTCGGGGCACAAGATCTACGGCCCGAAAGGGATCGGGGCGCTCTACGCGCGAAGGCGGGAGCCGCGCGTCCGTCTCGAGGCGCAAATCCACGGCGGGGGGCACGAGCGGAAGATGCGCTCGGGCACTTTGAACGTCCCGGGCGCGGTCGGGCTTGGGCGGGCGGCGGCGATCGCGAGGGAGCGGATGGAGACGGACGCGAGCCGGATCGCGGGCCTTCGCGATCGTTTCTACATGAAGATCATTTCGAGCCTCGACCGGGTTCGCCGGAACGGAGATCCGGAGAGGTCGCTTCCGAACACGCTCAGCCTCACGTTCGAGTTCGTCGAGGCGGAGGCGCTTCTCATGGATCTGGAGGATGTCGCGATCACCCCCGCCTCGGCGTGCTCGTCGGGGAGCTTCCGGCCGTCGCACGTCCTTCTCGCGATCGGGCTCGGGGTCGAGAGAGCGCTCTCGACGGTCCGGTTCGGGCTCGGCCGCTTCACGACCGAGGAGGAGGTCGACTTTGCGGCGGAGAAGATCGTCGAGGCGGTTCGCCGCTTGCGGAGCTGGTCTCCGCTCTACGAAGAAGAGCGGGAGAAGTGA
- a CDS encoding NADH-quinone oxidoreductase subunit D: protein MFRVEPSGLRDVLRSLRDEHGFDLLLDVTAVDRLELPDSKPRFDVVYILRPSVGSERVRVQCRPPDEDLALETVSDLWKSANWAEREVYDQYGVRFRNHPNLKRILNHKDFVGHPLRKDYDIKKQQWLSEPDDLMDEMRKLRGGAEEEESESVLLNIGPSHPAMHGALRALVDLEGETVRHTVPEIGYLHRGFEKSAEKGTYTHVIPFTDRLNYCSSVMNNIGYCRTIEKMLGIEPTARAQTIRVVLLELGRIMDHLVCVAANLVDVGALTNYWYLFNERERIYDVIEALCGARLTHCYVRIGGLAHDLHAGFEEGVEGILRELPKALGDVERLVARNRIFLDRVVGVGAISAEEAISHGFTGPCLRACGVPNDLRKDEPYYGYDGYDWNVIVGTRGDAYDRIWVRMEEMRESMRIVAQAMKKMPGGPVNVDDKRVSLPPKTEVYGNIEALMNHFMIIMEGIKPPAGECYGSIEAANGELGFFVVSDGTGKPYKVKVRPPCFYVFSAFPRLTEGGMIQDMIATLGSLNIIAGELDR, encoded by the coding sequence GTGTTTCGGGTGGAACCTTCCGGTCTTCGGGACGTTCTTCGCTCCCTCCGGGACGAGCACGGTTTCGATCTGCTCCTCGATGTCACCGCGGTCGATCGTCTGGAGCTCCCCGACTCGAAACCCCGCTTCGACGTCGTGTACATCTTGCGTCCTTCGGTCGGATCGGAACGCGTGCGGGTCCAGTGCCGTCCCCCGGACGAGGACCTCGCCCTCGAGACCGTCTCGGACCTCTGGAAGTCGGCGAACTGGGCGGAGCGCGAGGTCTACGATCAATACGGCGTCCGCTTCCGCAATCACCCGAACCTGAAGCGTATTTTGAATCATAAAGATTTCGTCGGCCATCCGCTCCGGAAGGACTACGACATCAAGAAACAGCAGTGGCTCTCCGAGCCGGACGACCTGATGGACGAGATGCGGAAGCTCCGGGGCGGCGCGGAGGAGGAGGAGAGCGAGTCGGTCCTTCTCAACATCGGCCCCTCCCATCCGGCGATGCACGGAGCGCTCCGCGCGCTCGTCGATCTCGAGGGGGAGACGGTTCGGCATACGGTTCCCGAGATCGGCTACCTCCATCGCGGGTTCGAGAAATCGGCGGAGAAGGGGACCTACACGCACGTGATCCCCTTCACGGACCGACTGAATTATTGCAGCTCGGTCATGAACAACATCGGTTATTGCCGGACGATCGAGAAGATGCTCGGCATCGAGCCGACGGCGCGCGCGCAGACGATCCGCGTCGTTCTTCTCGAGCTCGGACGGATCATGGACCATCTCGTGTGCGTCGCGGCGAACCTCGTCGATGTCGGCGCGCTCACCAACTACTGGTATCTGTTCAACGAGCGCGAGAGAATCTACGACGTGATCGAGGCGCTCTGCGGCGCGCGTCTCACGCACTGCTACGTTCGGATCGGCGGTCTCGCCCACGATCTCCATGCCGGCTTCGAGGAAGGAGTCGAGGGGATCCTCCGCGAGCTCCCGAAGGCTCTCGGGGACGTGGAGAGGCTCGTCGCCCGGAATCGGATCTTCCTCGACCGGGTGGTCGGCGTCGGCGCGATCTCGGCCGAGGAGGCGATCTCGCACGGGTTCACCGGGCCGTGCCTTCGCGCATGCGGCGTTCCGAACGACCTCCGGAAGGACGAGCCGTACTACGGCTACGACGGCTACGACTGGAACGTGATCGTCGGGACGCGCGGCGACGCGTACGACCGGATCTGGGTCCGCATGGAAGAGATGCGCGAGTCGATGCGGATCGTCGCGCAGGCGATGAAGAAGATGCCGGGCGGACCGGTGAACGTCGACGACAAACGCGTGTCGCTCCCGCCGAAGACCGAGGTGTACGGCAACATCGAGGCGCTGATGAACCACTTCATGATCATCATGGAGGGGATCAAGCCGCCCGCGGGCGAGTGCTACGGTTCGATCGAGGCGGCGAACGGCGAGCTCGGCTTCTTCGTCGTGAGCGATGGAACCGGAAAACCGTACAAGGTCAAGGTGCGCCCGCCCTGCTTCTATGTCTTTTCGGCGTTCCCGCGCCTTACGGAGGGGGGAATGATCCAGGACATGATCGCGACGCTCGGGTCGCTGAACATTATTGCGGGGGAGTTGGACCGGTGA
- a CDS encoding NAD(P)H-dependent oxidoreductase subunit E, with amino-acid sequence MKTEKPRWSAARAEEIEALRRRYPTDHALLLPVLWMAQRDFGWISHEVMELAAETCRTSPAHVYSLATFYTMFELEKPIRYHIQVCNNLSCSLTGSEGILAHLEKRLGIRAGEATADGRFRLTAVECLASCGTGPAMQVNDAYYENLTLETVDALLEEWMK; translated from the coding sequence GTGAAGACAGAGAAACCCCGCTGGAGCGCCGCGCGCGCGGAGGAGATCGAAGCGCTCCGCCGGCGCTATCCGACCGACCACGCGCTTCTCCTCCCGGTTCTGTGGATGGCGCAGCGCGACTTCGGTTGGATCTCGCACGAGGTGATGGAGCTCGCGGCGGAGACGTGCCGCACCTCTCCGGCGCATGTCTATTCGCTCGCGACCTTCTACACGATGTTCGAGCTCGAGAAGCCGATCCGCTATCACATCCAAGTGTGCAACAACCTCTCGTGCTCGCTCACAGGGTCGGAAGGGATTCTCGCCCACCTCGAGAAGCGTCTCGGCATTCGGGCGGGAGAGGCGACGGCGGACGGACGGTTCCGGCTCACGGCGGTCGAGTGCCTCGCCTCGTGCGGAACGGGTCCCGCGATGCAAGTGAACGACGCGTACTACGAGAACCTGACGCTGGAGACGGTCGACGCCCTCCTCGAGGAGTGGATGAAGTGA
- the mtaB gene encoding tRNA (N(6)-L-threonylcarbamoyladenosine(37)-C(2))-methylthiotransferase MtaB, translating into MRASVHTLGCRLNQAESALLLGGLLSRGWSAAPEGESADLHIINTCSVTRGSEAKCRRLIRLLRKRSPEARVVVTGCYAELDAERIRAIGGVDLVVGTVDKHRLPDLVSAIDKSSPVLRNRVERGPFAIEGAGIFAETRANLKIQDGCDQFCAFCVIPLTRGRARSRRADDCVREAEALAARGHREIVLSGVNIGTYSDGGADLARLIDRLEEVSGIDRIRIGSIEPMTAGDEIIARMERGGKLCPYLHLCLQSADDGILAAMGRPYTAASYAALFGAFARRVPDVGVGTDVLVGFPGETEEAFRNTMGLLESLPFYHFHVFPYSEHPRTRSARLPGKVRPDIIRRRADEARALGEEKKRRFHERFIGRTLDVLFETRDRSGRWVGHAPNYTRVAARSAEDLENRIARVRVEESSVADARGTVEEVLG; encoded by the coding sequence GTGCGCGCGTCCGTTCACACGCTCGGCTGCCGTCTGAATCAGGCGGAGAGCGCTCTTCTGCTCGGCGGCCTCCTTTCGCGCGGCTGGTCCGCTGCGCCCGAGGGGGAGAGCGCCGATCTCCACATCATCAACACCTGTTCGGTCACGAGGGGGAGCGAGGCGAAATGCAGGCGCCTCATCCGCCTTCTCCGGAAGCGATCGCCGGAGGCGCGCGTCGTGGTGACCGGGTGCTACGCGGAGCTCGACGCGGAGCGGATCCGCGCAATCGGCGGCGTCGATCTTGTCGTCGGAACCGTGGACAAGCACCGCCTTCCCGACCTCGTCTCCGCGATCGACAAGTCCTCTCCGGTCTTGAGAAACCGGGTCGAGCGCGGCCCCTTCGCGATCGAGGGAGCCGGAATCTTCGCCGAGACGCGCGCGAACTTGAAGATCCAGGACGGGTGCGACCAATTCTGCGCCTTCTGCGTGATCCCGCTCACGCGGGGGCGCGCGCGGAGCCGGCGCGCGGATGATTGCGTGCGCGAGGCGGAAGCGCTCGCGGCGCGCGGGCATCGAGAGATCGTTCTTTCGGGCGTGAACATTGGAACGTACTCGGACGGCGGCGCCGACCTCGCGCGGCTCATCGATCGGCTGGAGGAGGTTTCCGGGATCGATCGGATCCGAATCGGGTCGATCGAGCCGATGACGGCGGGGGACGAGATCATCGCGCGCATGGAGCGCGGCGGGAAGCTCTGCCCGTACCTCCATCTTTGTCTGCAGAGCGCCGACGACGGGATTCTCGCCGCGATGGGGAGGCCCTACACCGCGGCGTCGTACGCCGCGCTCTTCGGAGCGTTCGCCCGCCGCGTGCCGGACGTCGGCGTCGGAACGGACGTGCTCGTCGGCTTTCCCGGAGAAACGGAAGAGGCGTTCCGCAACACGATGGGTCTTCTCGAGTCGCTTCCCTTCTATCATTTCCACGTCTTCCCCTACTCCGAGCATCCAAGGACGCGCTCCGCGCGCCTTCCGGGGAAGGTGCGTCCCGACATCATCCGGCGCCGGGCGGACGAAGCCCGCGCGCTCGGCGAGGAGAAGAAGCGGCGTTTCCACGAGCGCTTCATCGGAAGGACGCTCGACGTCCTCTTCGAGACGCGCGACCGGAGCGGGCGCTGGGTCGGCCACGCGCCGAACTACACGCGCGTCGCCGCCCGCTCGGCGGAGGATCTCGAGAACCGGATCGCGCGCGTGCGCGTCGAAGAATCGTCGGTCGCGGATGCGCGGGGAACGGTCGAGGAGGTTCTCGGTTGA
- the nuoF gene encoding NADH-quinone oxidoreductase subunit NuoF, with amino-acid sequence MVNPDSHALVSARAAGAYRASAKALAEEPEEIVRLVKDSGLRGRGGAGFPTGLKWTFLPKNRDATYLCVNADESEPGTFKDRLILEKDPHLLIEGIVIACHAIRCAHAYLYIRGEFCLPYERIRAAAAEAYAAGLLGPNAGGSGQPIDLTIHRGAGAYICGEETALLNSIEGKKGQPRMKPPFPTNVGLFGKPTVINNVETLANLPFIVENGPDAYRAIGTEKSPGTRLMSVSGHIEKPGVYEVAHGVPMRGLIEDLAGGVRGGRKLKALIPGGSSTPVLTAEEAYAVNVDFESVQATGSMLGSGGCIVMDETTDMVWALDKLAHFYAHESCGQCTPCREGSGWIAEIVQKIAAGNGTRKDLEKLESLAAQIVGNTICVFSDALAMPVVSHVTKFRAEFEAHLADRASSSAAP; translated from the coding sequence ATGGTGAACCCCGATTCGCACGCGCTCGTCTCGGCGCGCGCGGCGGGCGCGTACCGCGCTTCCGCGAAAGCTCTCGCGGAAGAGCCGGAGGAGATCGTCCGGCTCGTGAAGGACTCGGGTCTTCGCGGGCGGGGAGGCGCCGGCTTCCCGACCGGGCTCAAGTGGACGTTCCTCCCGAAGAACCGGGACGCGACCTATCTCTGCGTGAACGCCGACGAGAGCGAACCCGGAACGTTCAAGGATCGGTTGATCCTCGAGAAGGACCCGCACCTACTCATCGAGGGGATCGTGATCGCGTGCCACGCGATTCGATGCGCGCATGCCTACCTCTACATCCGCGGCGAGTTCTGTCTTCCGTACGAGAGGATCCGCGCGGCGGCGGCCGAGGCGTACGCGGCCGGTCTTCTCGGTCCGAACGCCGGCGGCTCGGGACAACCGATCGACCTCACGATCCACCGCGGCGCGGGAGCGTACATCTGCGGCGAGGAGACCGCGCTCCTCAACTCGATCGAAGGGAAGAAGGGGCAGCCGCGCATGAAGCCCCCCTTCCCGACGAACGTCGGTCTCTTTGGAAAGCCGACCGTCATCAACAACGTGGAGACCCTCGCGAACCTTCCGTTCATCGTGGAGAACGGGCCGGACGCGTACCGCGCGATCGGAACCGAGAAGAGCCCGGGAACGCGGCTCATGAGCGTGTCGGGCCATATCGAGAAGCCCGGCGTGTACGAGGTGGCGCACGGCGTTCCGATGCGCGGCCTGATCGAGGATCTCGCGGGGGGCGTGCGCGGCGGGCGGAAGCTGAAGGCGCTCATCCCGGGAGGATCCTCGACGCCCGTCCTCACCGCCGAGGAAGCGTACGCGGTGAACGTCGATTTCGAATCGGTCCAAGCGACCGGCTCGATGCTCGGGTCGGGCGGCTGCATCGTGATGGACGAGACGACCGACATGGTGTGGGCGCTCGACAAGCTCGCGCATTTCTACGCGCACGAATCGTGCGGCCAGTGCACTCCCTGCCGCGAGGGCTCGGGGTGGATCGCGGAGATCGTGCAGAAGATCGCGGCGGGAAACGGAACCCGAAAGGACCTCGAGAAGCTCGAGAGCCTCGCGGCGCAGATCGTCGGCAACACGATCTGCGTCTTTTCCGACGCGCTCGCGATGCCGGTCGTGAGCCACGTGACGAAGTTCCGCGCGGAGTTCGAGGCGCATCTCGCGGATCGGGCGTCCTCCTCCGCGGCGCCCTGA